gtagcaataaactgacacggtcatatcctatgtttatagtttgggtcttgtccatcacatcattctcctaatgatgtgatcctgtcatcaagtgacaatacttgtgtATGGCCAGGATAccctgatcatctttgatcaacgagctagtcaagtagaggctcactagagacagtttgctgtctatgtatccacacatgtatttgagtttccaatcaatacaattctagcatggataataaacgattatcatgaacaagaaaatataataataacaaatttattattgcctctagggcatatttccaacacggatttgctttcgtgagaggcggggcgtgcctctcgaaaacggaaaatgtgttttttgttttcttattctGTTGCGAGAGGCACAATTTTCCATTCTGAGAGGGACGACCCGAAAATAGATGCACAATTTTGCTTCCGTGAGAGGTAcaaccgtgcctctcgaaaatggAAAAACACGGAATTTAATTTCTGCGTGAGACACGGTTTTTCTGTCTTATTTtttgtatgtttttttttcatgaaacaattcttcaaaacctatcaacatgagatctagttttaaagatcttgaCGCGAGGAATGCAACGATAGAAACGTTTCAAGATTTAAACACATGGTTTAAgaaataaaacattttaaaaatacggATCTAATTTTTTTCTCAAATTACAACAAGTAACACATATAATACACGATTTATCACAATCTTAAAAAATAAAAGTGACGTTCAAAAAAGAAATCCTTAATTAGTGATTTCGGTGCAGTGCTGGCCTATTTAGGCTAGACCGGGCCATGACGCTCGGTGTCAGCTCATCTAGTCAGGTCCGCTCACAACTGTAGTGCAAAATAGTTCTTCCCATAAGATAAAAAAATCATGCCGTTGGACAGCCCATGCTCCCCTCGCCCCCCTCCCCGTCGGCAACGTCCGTCGCGTCGGCGCCCCGTCAGGTCTCGACTGCCCCGCTGCCGCCCCCTCCATTCCGGCCAGTCCGCCTTGCGCCCGGGGCCCCATGGTTCTTCTCAGAGGAGCAGCGGCTGCGCCTCAGGTCCTCGGCGCTGGTGGTGGCTCCGGATCTGAGCCAACCCACGCATTCTGCGCCTGCGACGGATCTGGCCGCTGCTATCGGGACTGGGTCCCCCTCCGCTACGTGCCGCCTTTCCCTGGCCGAGGATCCGGGTCAGTCAGCGCCGGATTCGCTGCCCCCTTCCCTTGCCACTATTGGCGCTTGGGCCGCCTCTGCCAACATTCGAGGCGTCGGGTGCATTCATGGCGCCGGTTGCTCTCGGGGCGTCGGATGCATTCATGGTGAGGCGCCCCCGCGTCCTTCTTCACCGGTGAAGCCATGCGTCTTCAATGCGCCACCGAGACTACGCTCCTCCATAAGCATCCTGCCCGGCTGCGACCGGGCCATCTTCGTGCCTCCAGGCTGTTCTGCCGCGCCGGACGACGTCCCATCCTCACCTCGGGAGGAGGCCGGATGGACTGTTGCGCGCTGCCCGAGCCGTCCGCGAGGGGACGCATCTTCAAGCCTGCCTGCTCCTCCACCTGCCCATCCCGCGCCCCTTCACCTCGAGGAGCAGCGTCGTGCGAGCCAACTCCGCTTCAAAAGGCGCACGGAGGGTCTCTGTTCTTGCTGCCTTGCCCCTTTGCACCACCGATCCGTCATATGCAGAGATCCCATCCGTTGTCTAGCCTGCAAGCTCTTGGGGCATACAGAGCGACGGTGCCCGCAGCGCTACAAGCTGAAGTCCCACCCTCCCAAGCTCGCCTATTCCTCGGCTGCTTGGCCTCGCCCCACGCCTTCCTCCTCGGGAGTGTGCTCCTGGGCTGCCGTCGTTGTCGATTCCCCCACTCCGGCCcttcctccgcctccgcctccgcgctTGGCTGAGATGGCCCGCTCCTCCGCGGGTATTGGGGCGCCGGACGCTCGCCCTGAGGAGGATTCCTGCATCATCCCGTCCTCCTTCGACTTGGACCGGGACATGCTCGAGTCGGAGGAGACTGCGGCCATTGCCTGGCCTGTCAACTCGCCGCGACGTCTTGAGGCGCTGGACGTCGACCGCGCCATCCGGAAGCAGTTCCATCTGAGCCACACGAAGGTGGTAGTCACCTCGTACCACCCCGTCGAGTTCCTCGTCAAGTTCAACCACAAGGCGCATTGTGACGAGGCGCTTGCTGCGGGGAGGGTGCGTGCCGGCGGCAGCGTCGTCCACATCCGGCCATGGCGTCCGCTGGAGCGGGCTTTCGGTGCGGCTCTAAACTACAGAGTGCGCCTCTGTCTCGAGAATGTGCCGGACTACGCCTGGACTCCGTTCGTCGCCGAGCGCATCATCGGCCGTCGTTGCTCGTTTGACCGTCTCGAGGACCACTCCGTGCTCAGGACGAACTCCGAGACGCTCGACCTTTGGGTGTGGAGGCGGACCCGAACCTCATCCCGAAGGTCATTTCGCTCACCTTCACTACGAGGCCGACCAGCGGCCTGCAAGTTTTCGCCAATGAAGCTAGGCCATCCGGCTGCAAGTGAGGCGCCACCTTCCGCGTGCTGGTTCATTTGGATGAGGTGGAGGACCAAGCCAATGCCCCGCTGGACTGCTACGTCACTGACAACCGCGCCGCGTCGTTCAACACGCCTCGTGCGGACCTGGTTTGGAACCGGGGCTCTATTGATGGCGTCCCCCCGCCGCTCGGGGCTACGCTGGCCGATCcttctccagccatcaactcAAAGGCTGCTGCTCCTCGCTAGCATGGCCGAAGGTCGGACGACCACCCTCGACAGCTGCCACAGAgtcgcgacgacgacgacgacttggACGATGACTGGCAGAGGGGTGGCGATCGTGACGGCCGCTGACGCGCCGGCCGTGTCCTGGAGAACCGCTTGGAGGTGCGCAGGGACCGCACCCGTTCCCCCCTTCGGCGGGACGGGGCAGCCGGGCAGGACGGTTGGCGTCGGGCGGGGTTTGTTGGCACCACGGTGCCGGTCTCTCCGACGGTAGGTTCGACTGCTGATCCCTTCGGTCAGCATCACCTGTTGGCCATCGGTGGCGGGCTGCAGTTCGGTGAGCATGCCCGAGCGCTCCGGGACGAGTTGGCCGTGGCAATTGAGGCGGTGGTCGCTCCGCTGCGCTTTGAGTTCTCTGCGATGCGACGTGCGCTTCTCGGGCTCCTCGACAAAGCGGAGGGGCTCCTCTCCAACCTTGCCTCGCCGGCGCGTGCTCTTGCGGTGCTTGCCGGCTTCGGGCCGGACGAGGATGAGGTTATCCCCCTCACTGCCGACCTCGATGGTCTCGCTCTCGACTCACCTTGTCTTCGCTTGGGGGAGACCACGAATGAAGCCTGGTCCGCCCCAACCTCATACGCGCCTATGCACGACCCTCCCATCTCTGGGATGGAGTCTGCTGCGGCTCCTTCGTTTACAACTGGGCCACCTGCAGGCTTGAGGGAGCCGGAGCAGTCTGCGGACACCCCGGCGGTGGCCGAGGCTGCGCTAGCCGCTGATGCTATCCTCCGTGTGACGCGAGAGTCTGCTCCGATTGGCCTCGGGCTGACGCATGTTGACGCCGAGAACACTGTCGTGCCTTCAACTGTTGGCTAGGAGTCTGTGCTGGGACACATGTGGATTGCATTCCGCTGACTTGGCGGGGGAGCAACTCCCCCgagggcgtgatacgtctccaacgtatctataatttttgatggtttcatgttattatattgtcaaactttggatgttttgcatgccttttatttattttttgggactaacttattaatccagtgccaagtgaaagttcctattttttccatgtttttgactcctttcagaggagattttgaaacggagtccaaacggaataaaatccccgaaaagatttttttctggaaggaaagaagatcggagagcttgggggccaagttaaaagagcccaggggccccacaagcccccaccccgcggacaggggggcacgccatgcaggcttgtgggccccctagaggtcccctgacctagatcttgcgcctataaattcccaaatattcccaaaaaattcaggggagcatcgtaatcacttttccgccgctgcaagcttttgtctccgcaagatcccatctggggcacgtcctggtgccctgccggagggggaattcggacacggaggacttcttcatcaacaccatgacctctccgatgatgcgtgagtagttcaccatagatctacgggtccatagctagtaactagatgacttcttctctttcttggatcttcaatacaaagtgctccacgatcttcatggagatctatccgatgtaatcttcttttgcggtgtgtttgtcgagatccgatgaattgtggatttatgatcagattatctatgaatcttatttgagtttcttctgatctctcttatgcatgatttcatatccttgtaattctcatcgagttgtgggttttgtctggccaactagatctatgattcttgccatgggagaagtgcttggttttgggttcataccgtgcggtgacctcacccagtacagaaggggtagcgaggcacatatcgtgttgttgccatcaagggtaaaaagatggggttttcatcatttgtttgagattatccctctacatcatgtcattttgcttaaagcgttactttgttcgtcatgatctcaatacactacatgcatgctggataacggtcgatgtgtggagtaatagtagtagatgcagaaagtatcggtctacttgtctcggacattgatgcctatatgctagatcattgccttagatatcgtcatgactttgcgcggttctatcaattgctcgacagtaatttgttcacccaccgtaatacttgctattttgagagaagcctctagtgaacactatggcccccagatcatattttcagccttacacttttttacttcgttgcactttccgcctttagatctcactttgcaatcaatcttgaagggattgacaacccctttgaagcggtgggtgcaagcttgtttgtgtttgcgcaggtactctggacttgacgagaccctccttctggattgataccttggttctcaaactgagggaaatacttactgctcctgtgctgcataccctttcctcttcaagggaaaaaccaaggcaagcccaatctccttcaacgtgtcaatttctggcgctgttgtttgagaagtagcagaaggatttctggcgccgttgccggggaggaagatcaagtcaagaattcatccaagtaagtgtcgcaaactcatttcttgcatttactttgtttgtgagttgcctctcgttttcctctcccccacttcaccaattcgccttttcgttcgccctttttctcgcccgctttttgtttgcttgtgttcttgcttgcttgctgaagtcaccatgaacgaaaacaccaaactttgtgacttctcgaatactaataataatgattttattagtattctgattgctcccgccactagtgcggagtcatacgaaatcaatgctgctttgttgaatcttgttatgaaagagcaattctctggccttcctagtgaatatgccgcatcccatctcaataccttcattgagctttgcgatatgtaaaaaaaaaagatgtggataatgacatgattaaattgaaggtttgttcctttctcgttgcgagatcgcgcaaaaacttgttttcttctttgcccaaaaatagtatcgattttgggataagtgcaaagatgcttatatatccaagtatttttcaccGGATAAgaccatctctctccgtaatgatatcatgaatttcaagcaacatgataatgagcatgttgcacaagcttgggagagaatgaaattaatgattagaaattgtcccgctcatggcttgagcctttggatgattattcaaatattttacgctggcttgaatttcgcttctagaaatatattggactccgcctcaggtggaacattcatggaaatcacgttaggagaagccacaaagctcttagacaacatcatgacaaactactgtcaatggcacactgaaaggtcacctactagtaagaaggtacacgctatagaagaaattaactcgttgagtgctaagatggatgagttaatgaatttggttgcgattagaagtgctcctttggatcctaatgatatgcctttgtcttctttgattgagagtagcaacgctagcttggacgttaattttgttggtaggaataactttggcaacaacaatgcttttagaggaaactatgttcctaggccttttcctagtaactcctctaataattttggcaactcctacaacaacactcatggaaattacaatagattaccctctgatctagagagtaatatcaaagagttcatcaactctcaaaagattttcaatgcgtccatagaggaaaaactactcaaaattgacgatttggctaagagcgttgataagatttcttgtgatgttgatgctctgAAAGTTAGAGGTGCTCCTcctaaaatcaacatggatgaaactttgaaagctatgcgtgtttccatgattgagagccaagaaagaaccgcccaaattcatgctagacatgaatggcttaaaaaggcgtgttctcgtgatgagaatcacgaagatcttaaagtgcttggtgtgactcccattgaatctttgttttcttgtgtcaaacctaatgattatggggttggatatgaatccactttggttgaaaagtgccccaatgattcggagtccatctatcttgacgctaaaagcattaaaaatggagtagaagacgttaaaactttgagtagtaatgaaattactaccgtggattacaaggaattcaattatgatagttgctccttgattgaatccatttctttgatgcaatccatgttgaactatgcacacgcttatagccaaaacaaagcctttaccgatcatatcgtcgaagctatgataaaagctcttgaagagaaccttgaattggaagtctctatccctagaaagcttcatgatgagtgggaacctaccatcaaaatcaaaataaaaactatgagtgcaatgctttgtgtgatttgggtgctagtgtttctgcgattccaaagtatttatgtgatgttctgggttttaatgagattgaagagtgttctcttaatttgtatcttgctcattctactgttaagaaacccatgggaaggatcaatgatgttcttattattgcaaataggaactatgtacacgtggatttcattgtgcttgacattgattgcaatcctacatgccctaatattcttggtagacctttcctaaggactattggtgccatcatcgatatgaaggaagggaatattagatttcaatttcctttaaggaaggttatggaacactttcctagaaagaaaataagattgccttataaatccatgatgagggccacttatggtttgatcaccaaagacgatgatacgtgattctatcgcttttatgcctagctaagggcgttaaacaatagcgcttgttgggaggaaacccaatgaatttatctttttctttctgttttgttgcgtccacactttcataattctgttgtgattgtgttttttgtgtttcttttgtgtttgagccaagaaaatcctttatgatcagtcttggtaatggttgtttgatcctgctggaaaaagacagaaacttttcgctcatgagatgatttttcatttttattcagaaagggattttgagttgattctttttttattctgattgatatgattttccccagaccgtcgtaatttttcagatgttttgaggtaccagaagtataccaagtatacagattgctacagaccggtctgtttttgacagattctgtttttgttgagttggttgcttgttttgatgaaactatgcttagtatcggggtgtactagccatggaaaagtgagaatatagtagcccatcatcaatatagatggaattcaagttttctacagtaccaaaagaagtgatagtttgttttcttatactaatgttatcacaagtttctgtttaagttttgtgttgtgaagttttcgagttttgggtgatgttctcatggacaaagagataaggagtggaaagagctcaagcttggggatgcccaaggcaccccaagccaaattcatggacaccaaaaagcctaagcttggggatgctccgggaaggcatcccctcttcgtcttcaatccattggtaacattacttggagctatatttttattcaccacatgatatgtgttttgattggagcgtcttgtatcataggagtcttttctttttgttgcgtcacaatcatccttgctgcgcaccttttttagagagagagacattcactcatcgtgattttgctagaatgctcattgtgcttcacttatatcttttgagctagatacttttgctctagtgcttcacttatatcttttgagctagatacttttgctcttgtgcttcacttatatatttagatcatggcggtgtgtgatttggtagttggcttatgctatgaaattagtcccatgtgctaggtacccaaagaggatgcaaaaacctccatcttcatgtgcattgagtagaaagaaaagtttcgattcctctcaattagttttgagacatggattcgggaatattaaaagctatgttagtagggtgttgtcaatctagaaatacatgtgttgaagttagtgattcccgtagcatgcacgtatggtgaaccgctatgttaggaaggcggagcataattgatctattgattgtcatcctttgtgttgaggtcgggatcgcgcgatggtttacacctaccaacccttcccctcggagtatgcgtttagcactttgtttcgattactaataaaaacttttgcaacaagtatgtgagttctttatgattaatgttgagtccatggtatagatgcactttcaccttccaccaatgctagcctctctagtgccgcgcaattctcgccggtgcacaaacccaccaaattccttcctcaaaatagccaccatacctacctactatggcattttgatagcccttccgagatatattgccatgcaactaccaacgttccgtctcatgacttgtgtcgtcactctcatattgccattgcatgatcatactagatcgtaggacatcccggtacactaccgaaggcatttcctatggagtcatcatcattgtgatctttgagatttgagtaactaaaagtgtgatgatcatcattattatagcattgtcccatgtgaggaaataaaaaaaaggaggccaaagggcccaaaaacaaaaaaaagagaaaagaaaaaagagaggcctaagagcccaaataataaaaaagaagagaaaagagagaagggacaatggtactatctttttccacacttgtgcttcatgttagcaccatgttcttcatgattgagagcttcttgctttgtcactaccatatgctagtgggaatctttcatgtaacttggcttgtatattccaatgatgggcgtcctcaaaattgccctaggtcttcgtgagcaagcaagttggatgcacacccactagttttccttttgagctttcacatacttatatctctagtgcatctcttgtatggcaatccctactcattcacattgaaatctattaatgggcatatccatagcctattgatacgccgagtcaatgtgaccatctcctcatttttggtctcacaaccaccaccacactctattccacctatagtgctatatccatggctcgcgctcatgtattgcgtgatagttataaaaggtctgagaaagtaagagtgcgaaaacaattactaggcaaattccggggttgtgcatgatttacattagttgtgtgaggatgatggagcatagccagactatatgattttgtagggataagtttctttggccttgttattttgaaagttcatgattactttgctagtttgcttgaagtattactgttttcatgtcaatagcaaactattgttttgaatcgtatggatctgaacattcatgccacgtgaaagaagttgcaaaggacaactatgctaggtagcattccacatcaaaaattcatttttttccacttccctactcgagggcgagcaggagttaagcttggggatgcttgatacgtatccaacgtatctataatttttgatggtttcatgctattatcttgtcaaactttggatgtttcatgccttttatttattttttgggactaacttattaatccagtgccaagtgctagttcctgttttttccatgtttttgacccctttcagaggagattttcaaacggagtccaaacggaagaaaatccccgaaaagattttttttggaacggaagaagaccggagagcttgggggccaagccagaagagccccaggggccccacaagcccccaccccgcggcaagggggtgcgccatgcaggcttgtgggccccctggaggtcccctgacctagatcttgcgcctataaattcccaaatattcccaaaaaaatcaggggagcatcgtaatcacttttccgccgccgtaagcttctgtctccgcaagatcccatctggggcacgtcctggtgccatgccggaggggggatccgaacatggagggcttcttcatcaacagcatgacctctccgatgatgcgtgagtagttcaccatagacctacgggtccatagctagtaactagatgacttcttctctttcttggatcttcaatacaaagtgctccacgatcttcatggagatctatccgatgtaatcttcttttgcggtgtgtttgtcgagatccgatgaattgtggatttatgatcagattatctatgaatcttatttgagtttcttctgatctctcttatgcatgatttcatatccttgtaattctcatcgagttgtgggttttgtctggccaactagatctatgattcttgccatgggagaagtgcttggttttgggttcataccgtgcggtgacctcacccagtgacagaaggggtagcgaggcacgtattgtgttgtttccatcaagggtaaaaaggtggggttttcatcatttgtttgagattatccctctacatcatgtcatcttgcttaaagtgttactctgttcgtcatgaactcaatacagtagatgcatgctggatagcggtcgatgtgtggagtaatagtagtagatgcagaaagtatcggtctacttgtctcggacgtgatgcctatatgcttgatcattgccttagatatcgtcatgactttgcgcggttctatcaattgctcgacagtaatttgttcacccaccgtaatacttgctattttgagagaaacctccagtgaacactatggcccccagggtctactccacaccttattttcagccttacactttttttacttcgttgcactttccgccttcagatctcactttgcgaacaatcttgaagggattgacaacccctttgaagtgttgggtgcaagcttgtttttgtttgcgcaggtactctggacttgacgagaccctccttctggatcgattacttggttctcaaactgagggaaatacttactgctcctgtgctgcatcaccctttcctcttcaagggaaaaaccaacgcaagcccaatctccgtcaacgtgtcaatttctggcgctgttg
This genomic stretch from Hordeum vulgare subsp. vulgare chromosome 6H, MorexV3_pseudomolecules_assembly, whole genome shotgun sequence harbors:
- the LOC123401754 gene encoding uncharacterized protein LOC123401754; translation: MLPSPPSPSATSVASAPRQVSTAPLPPPPFRPVRLAPGAPWFFSEEQRLRLRSSALVVAPDLSQPTHSAPATDLAAAIGTGSPSATCRLSLAEDPGQSAPDSLPPSLATIGAWAASANIRGVGCIHGAGCSRGVGCIHGEAPPRPSSPVKPCVFNAPPRLRSSISILPGCDRAIFVPPGCSAAPDDVPSSPREEAGWTVARCPSRPRGDASSSLPAPPPAHPAPLHLEEQRRASQLRFKRRTEGLCSCCLAPLHHRSVICRDPIRCLACKLLGHTERRCPQRYKLKSHPPKLAYSSAAWPRPTPSSSGVCSWAAVVVDSPTPALPPPPPPRLAEMARSSAGIGAPDARPEEDSCIIPSSFDLDRDMLESEETAAIAWPVNSPRRLEALDVDRAIRKQFHLSHTKVVVTSYHPVEFLVKFNHKAHCDEALAAGRVRAGGSVVHIRPWRPLERAFGAALNYRVRLCLENVPDYAWTPFVAERIIGRRCSFDRLEDHSVLRTNSETLDLWVWRRTRTSSRRSFRSPSLRGRPAACKFSPMKLGHPAASEAPPSACWFIWMRWRTKPMPRWTATSLTTAPRRSTRLVRTWFGTGALLMASPRRSGLRWPILLQPSTQRLLLLASMAEGRTTTLDSCHRVATTTTTWTMTGRGVAIVTAADAPAVSWRTAWRCAGTAPVPPFGGTGQPGRTVGVGRGLLAPRCRSLRR